From the Hemicordylus capensis ecotype Gifberg chromosome 1, rHemCap1.1.pri, whole genome shotgun sequence genome, the window TGTTCTGGATTATTcagatcagtgtgtgtgtgtcaagagTATTCATAGCAACACATTTCCCACACCAAGTTATCCTTGGAGTAATTGCTGGTAATGTATAGAGCTTTATTTTTCTAGAATATAAGTAGAGATTTTGAAAATAATCAAAATTGGGTTCATAATACAACATTTGGAATTTAAAGTGGCAAGAGTGGGAAGCATATTTAATTTGGCATTTATGTTGGCAATTGATCTATATTAGAGATGTACACGAGATGGATTTTGAAAATGCAGACAGAAGAAacatttcatcgaaacagcagtCAAACTGGTTGTTTCGATGGAATAAAACCCAAAACGTTTTGAGTATTacagccataaggaacaatggagaaacttgaaacaccccattgttttccatgggtagctcctagggacacttaagtgggttgtgtggtatggcatgatgggtgctagctaccacccaacccacaaaagaaataggcaagtgggtgattttaaacaaatttttcacctttccccataggatcctaagaGGAAGTGAGCAGAATAGGCAGCATACAGagaagctaggtggccagatttggctttcaaaaagccaaattctggcttacggcccatttgatccacgagtataccccttaggttctggcaactctgctgagaagcagtggcactcttacccctggattttggggccgaagtccagggcctccacactccctggggccccccaaatcctctttagactgtcccagatggtgtggtcgctgctgggCTGCACTGTgccgggcagccaagtgtgattatgacctgtgccaggtgctttagagacagagagggggagtggggaaagaaaaatgtgggatgggaatctgttgtgtgttaaaatgtttctgctactgcatatttgcataaatatacctcatgtgttaaaaatactgtgtgtgtgtagggggatgatgcttaacttgcagtgggaggggagcCTGCAGTGGCGGTGGAGTGCTCTAAAAACCTTTCGgaccaggctcccaaattacctaagtACACCTCTGATGAGAAGCAAGAACCTGATGGAGGAATAGGTGGAAGGGACACAAGTGTGAGGAAAAGAAGATTGCAGGTTCCAGCAACAGGAAAGATGGCATGGCGGGGAGGACAAGAATGCTGGGTGAGCAGGCAGATGGGTGAAGGACAGGGGTCAGAGCAGTCTTTAGGTGGAAACAAAGGCCTGACAAAATGAGATATATTTGAAGCATGAAGAAAGGTGGGTGGGTGCggcaggtgggagggagaagaaagtgaGGCTGCGACAGAACCTCACATAGGCCCAGGAACAGAGGGACTTAGTGCTTTAGGAAGGAAAGAAATGGACAGGCAAAGGAGCTTTGGAAGGTCAGCGGCTGTGGACTAGGGTGCCAGGAGCACATATAGTTGGCAGATCTTGAGCAGGGTGTATCTGTAAGACTTGCATAACAGGGAAGGGGTGGGACACTGCCTTCTCAAAGTTGCACTGCACTGTGACCTGAAAACTATATAAGAGGCAGTGAGGGCCAGTAGGGAGTGGAGGAGCTGAATTTCACGTGTGGATTTGAACTTCTTTGCCTGCAAGCTTCTAGGTAGAATTTTCAGCAAGAATATATGGTGCTCTTTCAAGAATAGGTTTTAGACAGGAGTCTTGCAATGGGCTGGGCTGTTGATTGCTTTTAACTTCATGTTTCCATGGGCTGGTTCATGCAGGTGTTGGGCtgcttgtgagctgccctgacTGTCCTTGAATACATCTTCATATGGAGAACAGCTTGTGAACTGAATGTTCACAAATCTAACCGGTAGCAATTCTGGGGATCCCAGTGGCACCTTTTTCAGCCACCACAATCAAAATAATTGTTGCCAGCTGAATCTCTGACTGACTATTTCATACATTATATTATCTATTCAAATTCACAAGGATAGTAGACAGGACAGTGTCGATGTAGAAGAAAACATCTTATGTGACCTTAGAATTCTATGGTCTTTAATTGCCAGTTATGGAGGGGGAAattgtatttaatttaaaaatcataTCAATGCCCTTTTGGGGAAGTTCTAAATCTGGTTTAAAAGATGAGTTTGGAAACTGATTTGTCTTGACTGAACATGAGTGTGGCTGCCTCTTCTAATGTCCCATCTCTAATTCACAGGCATTATTGTTGCAGAAGCATTTGAACATACCTCGACCATTCACACAGCAAGACTAAGAACATACATCAAGACAATCATGGTTCTCTTCATTTCTGCTCTTGGCTTTTACCTGACTCTCAAACTTATTGATATTGATCTTCTGTGGTCTGTTCCAAAGGCAAAGAAATGGTGTGCCAACCCAGAGTGGATCAATATTGACACAACCCCATTTGCTGGACTGGTGAGAAATTTAGGTGCCCTCTTTGGGCTAGGTCTCAGCATTAATTCTGAAATGTTCATCATGAGCTGCAAAGGTAAACATGGCTCTAAGGCCAGTTTCAGGATATCATGCATAGCTGCTTCCTTAGTGACACTGCAATTGTATGAGTCCATCAAGATACCTACTCACACTGAGTATTTGTTTTATCTATTTTCTTTCTGTAAAAGTGCAGCCATACCACTAACTGTAGTGGCTTTGGTCCCATATTGTATGCACTTGCTAATGAAGCCAACAGAAAAAAAGCTTCCGTAAATGTTATGGTCAGTTTGACATGGTGAATCCTGGAGTATCTAAGATGCCAAGGATGTTCTGTGATGGAGGGATTGAACAGTTATTTTGCTATTCCATTCTGATCAATGGTGAATGCCATTTAGTCTTTGACATCTTGCCTTATAAAATTCAAAAGACACTTACATCCGCCACTGATATTTTCAAATCATAAAGATTCATTGGCTAAGTCCTTGGTTTAACTCCCCAGATAATGAAAATGAGACTCTTACAACCTAGTTGCTGGATACTATAACAGTCTTGGAAGGTTTGGTTGTTGAAGCTTGTgggtctttttttgttttgttttttggaacaGAGTTTGTGGATTTTCAACTGAAAGGTGCTTTGCCCACTTGTTCCTGTCTCCTCTACCCAGGAGATGTATAGTTCTGTTCAGCACTACATTTTACACGTCTTCTGCTGCAAGTATGGGGCCTCTCCCAAACCTTAAGCAACTTGCCATCCCATATGTAGCCTGGCTTGCTCTAAGTTGGAATTCGGGCCTCTATTGTGAGGTCAACTTCATGCATCAAAATTTTCTTGTTAGATGCAAGGATGTCCCTTTTCCCAGATATTTCTATAAATCAGTACTTCATAGTCTATGTATGTGCCAACATTTGCCTTTCTGGATGTTCAGGAAATGTCTTGATCCAAGGGTTCTCCATCTTGGGTTCCCCAAAAattgtttggactacaactcccatcattcccagccacaatggccaaaggctgggaatgatgggagctgtaatccaacaccGTCTGGGGACCTACGTTTGAGAACCCTTGTCCTGACTATTTGGGTGCAAAGTTTGAATTTCCTGTTTTGAGGGAGATGTCCCATTAAGAATTTACTAGTAATTGGGATACCAAGTATATAAGTGTACCAAGGCTCTGGTTCATCAGGGAGAGCTCCCTGGTTCACAATGAGTAAGCCAAAAGTTTCAGAATCCCAACGAGTGAGTGAGGCCTGAGTATCATATATTATATAATGAAGCTGAGAATGAGTGGTGAATATGTAAATCAATTATGTTATTCATCCAGCCCTACAAGTTACATATTAATTTGAGAGGGAAGTACTAGTAACAGGCAGTCTTCAGATTTTGCTGAGAAGGTGAGGCCAGCATAGCTACTCTTTCAGTAATTCCCTGTTCTGTTTTCTCCGTCTCCTCCATGGGGCACGTGTTTTATGCACTGATACATTGCTTGTTTTTAGCCTGTATGTAGCTCTCTAGCCAAACTGTAATCCTGAGATGAAAATGGACACAGCTATTAAACATCTCTCACAAATATAACGAAGACGTCTGTATTTACTTAACCGTAGCCATTTCAAGGCACTGAATGCAGCTGGATCAGTGTTAGATGACTGCGTAAAGCAACCAACTCAGAAACAAGTGCAACAAgctttatttacagtatttacatGTAAACTCTGACGTATCTGAGATTCATGTTAAGTAACAACCTTCCCTGAGACTCAGGCTGAGTAAAGCAACATTTACATGTTGAGTAACCACATACGCATTCTCAAAACAGCCTTGTAAGGCGGCTCGTACTCCGCTTTTGTTGCTCTTTCTTTGCCTTTTAAGGCCAGAAACCTGAAGGATGCAGAACTGTGGGAGGCAAGGCTTTGGTTAGTGAGTTTATAGTTGAGCCGTGATGTTGTGTACACATTTCCTGCAtggaaatgtgtgagcactgcaagagattcccctcaggggatgaagccgctctgggaggagcagaaggttccaagttccctccctggcttctccaagatagggctgagagagagtcctgcctgcaatcttggagaagccgctaccagtctgagcagacaatactgagctagatggaccaatggtctgactcagtatatggcagcttcctatgttcctaagtccatTTGCATTTCCCCGTCACTCAGAATGCAACCTATCCTTAATTCAATATGTCTCAGCTCCTGTTAGAAAAGATTTACTGCAAACTCTTTATACACTTAATGCTTGCTATGAACAGATGATGTTTAGATGGGACCAAAAACAGTCAAATGTTTATTTTCATGGCAACCATGAAGATGATTGCTTTCAACATTTGCAGCTTAACATTGGTCACATTGAGTTTTCATCTACATATCTGGAATAAAAAATGTGTACTCTAGCTACACCGTGTACTCTGTgcatctgtaaaaaaaaaaaaaaatccgccGCCCCAATCTAATTTAAAGAGAAGCACATCAGCAAATATATGTAGGTGGTTTTTTTCATTCTTCTAGGCCAGAAGACAACAAACTGTGGTCCAAATCTATTTGGTGGTCTGCAGAAATGTTGCAGAGCAGCTGAGAATTGCTGACATTCACTTTgcacttgatttttaaaatttttcttatTATGAGATGTACTTTgatttgtaaaataaaaacaattattaagTGATCCACCAGACCCCAAGCAGTTTTCAAGTGGTCCTTGAAAAAGGAAGACCCTCTGTGGATGTCCCACATAAGATAAAACACAACAAGATGATATGCCTCCTCTTTGAGGCACATTCAGTGCAATGAGGCTTACTTACTATTAAATGTGCTTGGGATTGCAACTGTAGTTTTAGTGGTAGTGCAATCATCGATTAGTGGTATTAATTTTAATCAAGTAATCAATCAGATCtacatatatttgcatatatataACAATAATTCTGGAGAAAAACACACCATTGCTTCTTGCTTTTAGGTTGACCCTCTTGCATGTGTTTATACATAGTGGCGGGCATAGTGTGCAACAGTAGCTCAGCCTAGTAACACTGCATGCAcgcaaattgtgcaaatgactTTACACAGGCACATTAGAAATAATGGACTTTTgtgtaacatttgcacaaatCTTGCATTTTCACAACTTGCATACATGCAATGTTATCTGGGCTGACGTACCATcgcatagtatgtcagccactttcttTAAATACAGTTAACTTCTTttcaaaatctgctgcctgattaGTTAGGACATCTTTAAAATTCTTgtaatcaaattgaatcaaatgggctgattgattgattaattgactgAATGTTGCAGCCCTATTCTACACTGCATGCATTGTTTGTTGAGCTTTTTACAAAGCTTTCCTCctgccccaacccccccccctttttggcttCTGATTGGTGCAAATGTCAGTAATTTTCACAGGCATTTCTGACATTCTGGTATTAACGGAACAATAGCTAATGCTTACAAAAGATTTACACAGATACTTCAGCATGCAGTGATAAAGCCTTCCTCAGAACCTGCTGGAATGTCACCTTGTGAACTTAATTTGCAATGCATGAAGAGTTCCCACTCTGAGCAGAGGGCTGGGGAATGCTCTTTATATCATGCCAGCTACAGTCCCAATTATTCTTTCCCTGTTAACGACACTTTTGGTAAATTGCTAATGGACACCAGAGGGAAttttagttttaaatgtttttttgtcAGCATggatgtttccaaatgaaatgagAAATAATGAACAGATTGTGTTTACAAAGGGATTTTTTTTCACAATTCTTATCTAAGACAGGCACTGGTGTGTCCAAATGCACTTTATTTAGAAGAATTACTGTTAAACTGCCTTTGCTTCAGAATATCACATCTTCATAATGACTGGCCCTTAATTAGTTCTCACAAAGTACCCATCAGCAGAAGGGACAAAAGCCCTAAGTAATGTCTGTGACCAATACCTAACGCAACATAAGACCCATGCTTTTCTAGGGGGCCTTGCCAGTTGTCCCTTTCTAATGGGGGTCAGATTCACCTGCCAAACCTGAAGGAGATTCTGGTTGTCTCTCTACTCTGGACACATGGAAGAAGCAGCATCCGTTAGTTatcaaaaataaaaacccaataaTGATTGAAAAAATGGAATAGTGAACAGACAGTGTCTTCTTCatcaatgggctggttcagacaaatgCCACCTGACACGTGATCAAGATGGAGTTGCACCCACCTTGATATCACTGGAGGACATCCTGACATGCTGCCAGGGTGTCCTTTGGGTGAGGGTGgagttcatctgaatggccccctACACACTTGAATTACCACCAAACAGGTATGGTGCATGTGTAGAGGAGCAATTCAGAGGAATGCCCCACTCATGAGATTAAGGGATGCCCCAAGAGCACATTAGGAAATCGTCCTGAGACGATACAGTAGGCACTCTCTCAGCACGTCACCAACCTTATTTTGTGTTCCAGGTGGCACTTGTCTGAAGCAGCCCTTAATAGTTTTGGTCAAATCTATGGTCCAATAGGAGCTGCCAGCTGTGGCctgatctgtattgggacctTTGTGCGGGAAGAACGGGGCTTTAAGCCTTTGCTCCCATCCAGGGGTTGAGCCatcattgggcgaacaggttcaaagaacccaggctgccaataggAAAAGGCCACCGAGCCGCGCCCCGTGGCTCGGgttccataggagcccagagcaacccccccacacacacacccgggctgctgagagcccgggcGAATGCTTCACCAATTATTTTAGGCCGCtccgactgcccgatagaacgtttttcctttcctctccctctctggagggagagaaaggggaaaacgtcatATCAGGCAGCCGATGCTGCCCAAAATGATGAGGGGAAAGCttgttcgggctctcggcagcccaagcagacacacagcTGGGATCCCAGGTAGAAGGGCGCACTCAGTAACAGACCAGGGGAAAACCTCGGcctacccagtggggcagtgccgggatcaggctcaattccagtgctccacatgagcagccctacccgggtagggctgtgcaagcctgagtagggctgatcatgtgaacaGGCTCTATATATTCTTAGAagtacaaaaagcttttgatgagGTCCCTCACCATAGTTTATGAGTTAACACAGCAGTCATTTCAGAGGACTGGTTAAAAACCAAAGAATGCAGATACCTGTGTTGGTCCATTGGAAATAAATCCAAAAAGCAATGGTAGTATAATACTTTTATTAGGGCTTGATTCTATACAATGTCCCTAATTTAACTCTGCTTATGTTCTTCAGTGGACTTCAATAGTCAGTGCTCTCCAATAGAGATTTGTATCTCCATCCACATCAAGATGCATCCAGGCAGTTCAATGGGTCAGACAGCAATCCAGATGTGCAAACACACAGATCTTGATTTGCATCTCCATTGGCTCTACACAATAGATTGGGGCTGGATATAATTACTGTTTCATAATTTGCCCAAACAAGCAGTGCCTTCAATGCCATGTGTAGAACAGTAATGCATAGAAGTCTTTCTTTATGGACACACATGGCCAGCTCACAATGCTTCCTCCATATCTGTGGATGAAGATTACATTTGTCTCTAGGTATTTCCATAACCACAACTGAGAATACAGCAACACTGAGACACATGACTGGATGCCACCCAGCCCATAAGCTTGTGGACTCTGGGTTCTGGATTTGTAGTTGTAGACTTCATTGAAGTTATACAATTGGGGTCAATAACCCACAAATGAAAACATTTTGACAGAACCAGACACTGTGctgacaaaaataaaaaataaggttCTGTGCCCTCTCTCTACAGCACCACAGTTTCCATGTTGACAGCTTTCTTCATACCATTGCAAGTTTTATCCTGAACAGATCAGTCACTACCTGGCCACCGGGGCATCGCTTTCCAAAAAGTGTTTTTGGCTGCTTAAGTGTGTAGAACATATCAGTCTTCTTGTGTAGCCATAAAGATTGCTGACGTGGTCATAGCAGCCTTTGTGCGTTCCCTGTGAACAATAATCTCAATCAGCTAATGGGCGCACCAGTGGTGACCAGTTTGTAGTATGCCCCTTCTTTGGCCATCAGTTCTTCATGGGTGCCCTTCTCAACAATCACTCCTTGTGACATGACAGCGATCGTGTTCGAATGTTGAATCGTAGACAGGCGGTGGGCTATGACGATGCAAGTTCGGCCTTCTCTGGCTTTATCCAGGGCGGCCTGTACAGTCTGTGGACAAAAGGACAGCATAAGGGTCCGCACATTGCTGTGTGAACATAAGGAAATGGGGGAAGCAGGGCTATGCCTGCCCCTGACTTTTAGGCATTCAGCTGAAGGTGTGCGTACAGCTCTATACATCCACATGCttagacactga encodes:
- the G6PC2 gene encoding glucose-6-phosphatase 2 translates to MDLLHSNGVLIIQHLQKDYRSYQSFLNFMSHVGDPRNIFSVYFPLWFQLNRVVGTKMIWVAVIGDWFNLIFKWILFGHRPYWWVQETLIYPNQTGPCLEQFPITCETGPGSPSGHAMGSSGVWYVMVSAALSQSMRQKEKSAITLHRLSWSFLWSVFWIIQISVCVSRVFIATHFPHQVILGVIAGIIVAEAFEHTSTIHTARLRTYIKTIMVLFISALGFYLTLKLIDIDLLWSVPKAKKWCANPEWINIDTTPFAGLVRNLGALFGLGLSINSEMFIMSCKGKHGSKASFRISCIAASLVTLQLYESIKIPTHTEYLFYLFSFCKSAAIPLTVVALVPYCMHLLMKPTEKKLP